From Erigeron canadensis isolate Cc75 chromosome 8, C_canadensis_v1, whole genome shotgun sequence, one genomic window encodes:
- the LOC122578824 gene encoding replication protein A 70 kDa DNA-binding subunit A, with protein MPPVRLSSNGVPAIIAGDLNSKPLLQLFDIALITSQQKERYQCLVSDSVVCKQAVLASQLNDLVKNGVVRNGSVVQLLEYMCTNAQNRKVIVILNMEIIIPECEKIGNPKMYAESETVAHNPVSNGISQEAAIPPANRLNATAVNNNIQTCRPTVQPAYQPPPVYKSHGAIMKNEAPARIIPIAALNPYQGRWAVKARVTAKGDLRRYNNAKGDGKVFSFDLLDSDGGEIRVTCFNAVVDRFYDTIEVGKVYMISKGSLKPAKKNFNHLNNEWEIFLEASSTIDLCPDEDASIPQQQFSFRPISEIETAENNSILDVIGVVIAVKPSVPILRKNGMETQRRTINLKDQSGRSVELTLWGEFCNREGQTLQGMVDSGYFPVLAVKAAKVSDFSGKSIGTVSSTQLFIDPDSFEAKNLRSWFDREGRDINSQSITRDFSSGPKNEMRKTISQIKDEGLGRSDKPDWITVKATVTFIKTDNFCYTACPLMIGDNKQCNKKVTKSGNSKWQCDRCNQEFEECDYRYILQCQVQDHTGMTTVTAFQETGEEILGCPAKELYMMKYEAHDDDRFASVIKGRLFAEVLLKLKIKEELYGEEQKVKITVMKVDKVNYSSDTKFLLDLIPKSNQLPR; from the exons atgccgCCTGTGAGGCTGAGTTCAAACGGAGTTCCGGCAATAATAGCCGGAGACCTAAATTCAAAACCGTTACTACAGCTATTCGACATCGCTCTGATAACCTCTCAACAAAAGGAAAGGTATCAGTGTCTCGTCTCCGATTCCGTCGTGTGTAAACAAGCCGTTCTCGCTTCTCAGCTTAACGATCTTGTCAAAAACGGCGTCGTTCGTAACGGATCCGTCGTTCAGCTCCTCGAATACATGTGCACTAACGCTCAAAATCGCAA GGTTATAGTTATACTGAATATGGAAATCATTATCCCTGAATGTGAAAAAATTGGGAACCCAAAGATGTATGCTGAATCCGAAACAGTGGCTCACAATCCAGTTTCTAATGGGATTTCTCAGGAGGCAGCAATACCCCCTGCTAATCGTTTGAATGCCACAGCTGTGAATAATAACATTCAAACTTGCCGACCAACTGTTCAACCTGCATACCAACCACCTCCAGTGTACAAAAGCCATGGGGCAATCATGAAAAACGAGGCACCAGCACGTATTATCCCAATTGCTGCTCTTAACCCATACCAAGGTAGATGGGCTGTTAAGGCAAGAGTTACTGCAAAAGGAGATCTTCGTCGCTACAACAATGCAAAGGGAGATGGAAAAGTCTTCTCATTTGACCTTCTTGATTCGGATGGAGGGGAAATACGTGTGACCTGTTTTAATGCTGTTGTTGACCGCTTCTATGATACCATTGAGGTTGGGAAAGTTTACATGATATCGAAAGGCAGTTTAAAACCAGCCAAGAAAAACTTCAATCATCTGAATAACGAATGGGAGATTTTCCTGGAGGCGTCTTCCACAATAGATCTTTGCCCCGATGAAGATGCTTCGATACCACAACAGCAATTTTCTTTCAGACCTATCAGTGAGATTGAGACTGCTGAGAATAATTCAATCCTAGATGTCATTGGTGTTGTAATAGCAGTCAAGCCTTCTGTGCCTATTTTAAGGAAGAACGGAATGGAAACCCAAAGAAGGACTATAAACCTAAAGGATCAATCTGGTAGAAGTGTAGAGCTTACACTTTGGGGTGAGTTTTGCAATAGGGAAGGTCAAACACTTCAAGGAATGGTTGATTCTGGTTATTTTCCTGTCTTAGCTGTGAAAGCTGCAAAAGTTAGTGACTTCAGTGGAAAATCCATTGGAACTGTTTCATCCACTCAACTTTTCATAGATCCAGATTCATTCGAGGCCAAAAATCTTAGATCATGGTTCGATAGAGAGGGTAGAGACATTAATTCTCAGTCCATCACCCGAGATTTTTCAAGCGGCCCGAAAAATGAGATGCGTAAAACCATCTCTCAGATCAAGGATGAAGGGCTTGGGAGATCAGATAAACCCGACTGGATCACTGTTAAAGCGACTGTAACTTTTATCAAAACGGATAACTTTTGTTACACTGCCTGCCCATTGATGATTGGAGATAATAAACAGTGCAACAAGAAAGTAACAAAGTCAGGGAACTCAAAATGGCAATGTGACCGCTGTAACCAAGAATTTGAGGAATGTGATTATAGATATATTCTTCAATGTCAAGTCCAAGATCACACTGGAATGACAACAGTGACTGCTTTTCAAGAAACCGGAGAAGAAATCTTGGGCTGCCCTGCAAAAGAACTCTACATGATGAAATACGAAGCTCATGATGATGACCGTTTTGCAAGTGTAATCAAAGGCCGTCTATTTGCAGAGGTACTACTGAAGCTGAAAATCAAAGAAGAGTTATATGGCGAAGAACAAAAGGTTAAAATAACTGTCATGAAGGTTGATAAGGTTAATTACTCTTCTGACACCAAATTTCTGTTGGATTTAATCCCAAAGTCTAACCAGCTTCCAAGGTAA
- the LOC122610477 gene encoding protein ALP1-like, which translates to MPGMLGSIDCTHVEWSACPRRLRGQYTRGDHNGPTIMLEITASQDLWIWHAFFGVPGSNNDINVLNQSDLYVIARNGTAPDSSFRVNGRDYKRGYYLSDGIYNKWSTLVKAYPYPTDPKEKRFKKLQEAARKDVERTFGVLKGKWKILQRPLRPLTKDKIGKYVHTCIILHNMIIKRDGRAISPVHIMDPPVQPVFDESVYAELIDEEVHHRLRYDLTEHVWAQDLAYLDD; encoded by the coding sequence ATGCCTgggatgcttggtagcatcgatTGCACACATGTCGAGTGGTCGGCATGTCCTAGACGTTTGAGAGGGCAATACACGAGGGGTGACCACAACGGTCCAACTATTATGCTTGAAATCACCGCGTCACaagatttgtggatttggcatgcttttttTGGTGTCCCGGggtcgaacaacgacatcaacgtgttGAACCAATCCGATTTGTATGTCATAGCGCGTAACGGAACGGCTCCGGATTCTTCATTCCGCGTGAATGGCCGAGATTATAAACGTGGCTACTATCTTAGTGATGGGATCTACAACAAGTGGTCAACACTTGTTAAAGCATACCCGTATCCAACCGACCCTaaggaaaaaagattcaagaaattgCAAGAGGCGGCCAGAAAAGATGTCGAGCGAACTTTTGGTGTCCTCAAAGGTAAATGGAAAATTCTTCAACGACCTCTTCGACCTCTAACGAAAGACAAAATTGGAAAGTATGTTCATACATGTATTATcttacacaacatgatcattaaGAGGGACGGGAGGGCAATCTCACCGGTCCATATAATGGACCCGCCAGTGCAACCGGTGTTCGATGAAAGTGTGTATGCGGAGTTGATTGACGAAGAAGTTCACCATCGCCTTCGATATGATCTTACGGAGCACGTATGGGCTCAAGATTTGGCGTATCTcgatgattag
- the LOC122610478 gene encoding uncharacterized protein LOC122610478 — protein MEFFVNALHFLEDTTTSSAPQTRRYTDRRREIGLATLLNDWFVQQPKYEDDYFRKKFRMDKTMFLDIVRDIEANFPYFQERYDARGRKSFTAIQKCTSTVRQLATGNAPDEYDEYLCMAARTTRETLDYFCDAIIRLYS, from the coding sequence ATGGAATTCTTTGTTAACGCGTTACACTTTCTTGAAGATACGACAACTTCTAGTGCTCCTCAAACTCGACGGTATACGGACCGGCGTCGAGAAATTGGTCTTGCCACTCTTTTGAACGATTggttcgttcaacaaccaaaatACGAAGACGATTACTTTCGAAAGAAGTTTCGAATGGACAAGACCATGTTTTTAGATATCGTGCGCGACATTGAAGCAAACTTCCCGTATTTCCAAGAACGTTACGATGCAAGAGGAAGAAAAAGTTTTACGGCGATACAGAAATGCACATCCACCGTTAGGCAACTCGCGACGGGTAACGCACCAGACGAGTATGACGAGTACTTGTGCATGGCAGCCAGAACCACACGAGAGACCCTTGATTATTTTTGTGACGCCATCATTCGGTTGTATAGCTGA
- the LOC122579162 gene encoding kinesin-like protein KIN-12C, which produces MTKDSSKIIETDGIENRSDKTLTIPIEIPLSRTPLNTIPDPSQFCKEFQYIESGSSSNRRKSESAHSTPAKSVSRTTYVGQLGAVTGPRVSLSNTDRVGSSSRVSRRISGANCEPVVKDSIEVKHFELVEDPSFWNDHNVQVLIRIRPLSNTEKMAQGYGRCLKQESSQNLAWLGHPEVRFTFDHIVSETISQEKLFRVAGLPMVDNCMSGYNSCMFAYGQTGSGKTYTMMGEISQQDGKLVDDCGITPRLYEYLFMRIKLEEENGRDERLKYSCKCSFLEIYNEQITDLLEPSSTNLQLREGLKEGVYVENLTEHTVNTVEEVLKLLLQGAANRKVAGTDMNSESSRSHSVFTCIVESRREKDSVMHLRFGRLHLVDLAGSERQRSSGPGERLKEASYINKSLSTLGLVIMSLVDVAHGKHKHVPYRDSRLTFLLQDSLGGNSKTTIIANVSPSMWAANETLSTLKFAQRAKLIQNNAKVNEDASGDVIALQRQIQMLKEQMSVLMKRQNTSKLLLQPSQSEQKNQFTLEVEESYMEQNLPIERENQNDKSAMTLEEYKCANSKLIRKVDELNRELHKYMSCNQTSVYPVESVLSSIALGDGMAACSQVEDGVLLHNSGLETASMLHSKISEELMDTRTLLDSMKSQQTRLVEELQYVRQENDRLVETLTNNKQQIHPMLNHENHNLENGSLESTDQSMIDLQARLDKMTKGLEDLKLLNDPLRDQVDLAHEEVENEAAKAIINLQEELASLQVKYHKRLCTMTEENKKLKRIIAAKEDEVYTLHSDWEKASLELTSFLLDGSKSLKGASAQIESIVCSYPLHNVLVGEHVKKAVTVFIEKENTILQLEKNLVDAQSTIQQMQEKLNSLRTATLALTEIQYTEHNEKTKETNEMVEVLRGATSLEISSDQMQEKQLLVGHQIIDELVSINNRLDDIKAYFEDLDGSATDISTSSSILSDDDDDVNDVPEIIVRKQTSILVPEGGSKSSFNNQESDMARLFLKKQFVMAYEAFIKLDVQLAAIFKDKEYGFHSQGVDGLQNPEMQGDKAGFTATKCAEEKAYNASSFFRKFEEACTTMNEADNMLNALSKANEEAKKLSVRWKKTAKEAMEEKASLVEEIDQLKSHIQMIDEEHCCSLTEHANLLSMLEGSFRLMQREAEDLCHSVYSDALAMFQGVHHSIFQLRSSLQDICAETMEKSFASLVVQQCRIGEYINKYGLHEEIMENFKVLQSGQNNSVINDEEKNYSPSVARKETGELGGSADDLIGENFKLKKELERKSTLLNGLLFDFSLLQESTSTRKDIKDEAEKLLTDLSQVQHELKLKTNQLDDVMVGYEKLESRLSDAEAAFSVSKSSLQHSEETVDALQFQNAELRSLLEDLYLKKSETEKQLEEQKEIVKALEKEIHCTTSSAEEQFLFSLEGITDDFKRVSSERDELYEQIKSLKDKLEMAYAIADENEAIAVEARQTSEASKIYAEQKEEEVKVLENSVEELDSTVNVLEKKVNEMEEELERHHRIRDSLEVELQSLSQRLLTVETFRNNIDNNHVNQPEEQISRKLHSRYLELQEAQARIKDLEDERVEQANEIMQCKEYISELVIHAEAQAAQYQQKYKSLESMVNGMRIDSSKSGSEAPLPDKTEKSLVRARGSSSPFRCIGNLVQQMNTEKDQELSLAKLHLEDLQALASSRQKEICVLNTKLAAAESMTHDVIRDLLGVKLDMTNYANLINQTQLQRFIEDAAQQTQEFVAMEQEIRRLNRQITDLHEEKDRYISEINSKEADILACKMKIVQLQGRDHMLTAQNEMLKADKTNLQIKAAELDDMIKKLLGKQPTQPQENHASKAWTREFGKRLPNSEKLVLERQPTQPQSQRQENHMSKACTNEFSKRLANSEKLLLRVNNELAQYCRPDSPRLHRIGDTEKRRR; this is translated from the exons ATGACAAAAGATAGCTCAAAAATCATCGAAACAGACGGAATCGAGAACCGGTCCGACAAAACCCTAACAATTCCGATCGAAATTCCTCTTTCGAGAACCCCGTTAAACACGATACCAGATCCGTCACAATTCTGTAAAGAATTTCAGTATATTGAATCCGGTTCGAGTTCGAATAGAAGGAAATCGGAATCGGCTCATAGTACACCAGCTAAGAGTGTTTCCAGGACTACTTATGTTGGTCAATTGGGGGCGGTTACGGGTCCGAGGGTTAGTTTGAGTAATACAGATAGAGTAGGGAGTAGTTCTAGGGTTTCGAGAAGGATTTCAGGTGCGAATTGTGAGCCAGTGGTTAAGGATAGTATTGAGGTTAAACATTTTGAGCTAGTCGAAGATCCTTCGTTTTGGAACGATCATAATGTTCAG GTCTTAATACGGATCAGACCGTTAAGCAATACGGAGAAGATGGCACAAGGGTATGGCAGGTGCTTGAAGCAAGAGAGTTCACAAAACTTAGCTTGGCTTGGTCACCCTGAAGTCAGATTCACATTTGATCACATTGTCAGTGAGACAATATCACAG GAAAAGCTATTCAGGGTTGCTGGATTGCCCATGGTTGATAACTGCATGTCTGGTTATAATAGTTGCATGTTTGCTTATGGTCAG ACTGGTAGTGGCAAAACTTATACAATGATGGGTGAAATAAGTCAGCAGGATGGAAAGCTTGTTGATGACTGTGGAATAACTCCACGGCTTTATGAATATCTATTCATGAGGATTAAATTG GAGGAAGAGAACGGGAGGGATGAAAGACTAAAGTATAGCTGCAAGTGTTCCTTTTTGGAGATATACAACGAGCAAATAACAGATCTCCTGGAGCCTTCATCCACTAATCTCCAA CTCAGAGAAGGTTTAAAGGAAGGAGTGTATGTTGAGAATCTTACAGAACATACTGTCAATACCGTTGAGGAAGTCCttaagcttttgttgcag GGTGCTGCGAATAGGAAAGTTGCGGGAACCGATATGAATAGTGAAAGCAGCCGATCACATAGTGTTTTCACATGCATTGTTGAAAGTCGCCGGGAAAAGGATTCTGTAATGCATCTTAGGTTTGGGAGGTTACATTTGGTAGATCTAGCTGGCTCTGAAAG GCAGAGAAGCTCTGGACCAGGGGAACGTTTAAAGGAGGCGTCCTATATAAACAAATCACTATCAACTTTGGG TCTGGTAATAATGTCTCTGGTGGATGTTGCACATGGGAAACATAAACATGTACCTTACAGAGACTCGAGACTTACATTTCTTCTTCAG GATTCTCTAGGTGGGAACTCGAAGACGACAATTATAGCAAATGTCAGCCCCTCAATGTG GGCTGCGAATGAGACCCTAAGTACTCTAAAATTTGCTCAGCGTGCCAAGCTAATTCAGAACAAT GCAAAAGTAAATGAAGACGCATCAGGTGATGTGATAGCTCTGCAAcgacaaattcaaatgttaaag GAGCAAATGTCCGTGTTGATGAAGCGTCAAAATACCTCCAAACTTCTGTTACAACCGTCCCAAAGTGAACAGAAAAACCAATTT ACACTTGAGGTTGAAGAAAGCTACATGGAGCAAAATTTGCCTATTGAAAGAGAGAATCAG AATGACAAATCTGCAATGACATTAGAAGAGTACAAGTGTGCGAACTCCAAACTGATTAG GAAAGTTGATGAACTGAACAGAGAACTGCACAAATACATGAGTTGTAACCAGACATCAGTATATCCT GTGGAAAGTGTGTTGAGTAGCATTGCTTTAGGAGATGGGATGGCAGCCTGTAGTCAAGTGGAAGATGGAGTTCTGCTTCATAACAGTGGTCTTGAAACGGCCAGCATGTTGCATTCCAAAATTTCAGAAGAGCTAATGGATACAAGAACTTTATTAGACTCCATGAAATCTCAGCAAACCCGATTGGTCGAAGAGCTACAATATGTACGCCAAGAGAACGATAGACTGGTGGAAACCCTAACCAACAACAAACAACAGATACATCCTATGCTTAATCATGAAAaccataatttagaaaatggcTCGTTAGAAAGCACAGACCAAAGTATGATCGATTTACAAGCCAGGTTGGATAAGATGACTAAAGGCCTCGAGGATTTGAAATTACTTAATGATCCTCTCAGGGACCAAGTTGATCTAGCTCATGAGGAAGTGGAGAATGAAGCAGCTAAAGCAATTATTAATTTACAAGAAGAATTAGCTTCTTTACAGGTGAAATATCACAAAAGACTATGTACCATGactgaagaaaacaaaaaactaaaaagaatcATTGCAGCCAAAGAGGATGAAGTGTACACGTTGCATAGTGACTGGGAGAAAGCAAGTTTAGAGTTAACCAGCTTTCTGTTGGATGGTTCTAAATCTCTCAAAGGTGCCTCTGCACAAATAGAAAGTATTGTTTGTTCATATCCACTTCATAATGTTTTGGTTGGTGAACATGTTAAGAAGGCTGTAACAGTTTTTATTGAGAAGGAAAACACAATTTTGCAACTGGAAAAGAATTTAGTGGATGCTCAGAGCACAATACAACAGATGCAGGAGAAATTGAATTCTTTAAGGACTGCAACATTAGCTCTGACAGAAATTCAGTATACAGAACACAATGAAAAGACCAAAGAAACTAATGAAATGGTTGAAGTACTAAGAGGTGCCACTTCACTAGAGATTTCCTCAGATCAAATGCAAGAAAAGCAGTTATTAGTGGGGCATCAGATAATAGATGAACTTGTTTCAATAAATAACAGACTCGATGACATAAAGGCTTATTTTGAAGATTTGGATGGATCAGCAACTGATATTTCTACCTCTAGTTCTATCCtctctgatgatgatgatgatgttaatGATGTGCCCGAAATCATTGTACGCAAACAAACTTCAATCCTTGTGCCAGAAGGAGGCTCAAAATCTTCTTTCAACAATCAAGAATCAGACATGGCACGTTTGTTTTTGAAGAAGCAATTCGTTATGGCTTATGAAGCTTTCATCAAATTGGATGTTCAGTTGGCTGCAATCTTCAAAGATAAAGAATATGGATTTCACTCTCAAGGTGTAGACGGGCTTCAAAACCCAGAGATGCAAGGAGATAAAGCAGGCTTTACAGCCACAAAG TGTGCTGAAGAAAAGGCTTACAATGCAAGTAGCTTCTTCAGGAAGTTTGAGGAGGCCTGTACAACCATGAATGAGGCTGATAATATGTTAAATGCattatcaaaagcaaatgaagAAGCAAAAAAGTTAAGTGTTAGATGGAAAAAGACCGCAAAGGAAGCAATGGAGGAGAAGGCAAGCTTAGTAGAAGAAATAGACCAACTCAAATCTCACATACAGATGATAGATGAAGAGCATTGTTGCAGTTTGACAGAACATGCAAATTTGTTGTCTATGCTTGAAGGTTCTTTCAGGCTTATGCAAAGAGAGGCTGAGGATCTATGCCACTCAGTGTATTCTGATGCTTTGGCAATGTTCCAAGGTGTCCACCATAGCATTTTTCAATTAAGATCTTCATTACAAGATATTTGTGCTGAAACAATGGAGAAAAGCTTTGCATCTCTTGTGGTACAACAATGTCGCATTGGAgaatatattaacaaatatgGACTCCATGAAGAGATAATGGAAAATTTTAAAGTTCTTCAGTCTGGACAAAACAATTCAGTGATTAatgatgaagagaagaattataGTCCATCGGTGGCAAGAAAAGAAACAGGAGAGTTGGGTGGAAGCGCTGATGACCTGATTGGTGAAAACTTTAAGCTAAAGAAAGAACTGGAACGAAAAAGCACTTTGTTGAATGGCTTACTTTTCGATTTTAGTTTGCTACAAGAATCAACATCTACAAGAAAAGATATCAAAGACGAAGCTGAAAAGTTACTCACAGATTTAAGCCAAGTACAGCATGAgctaaagttgaaaacaaatcAGCTTGACGATGTGATGGTTGGATATGAAAAACTTGAAAGTCGTTTATCTGATGCCGAAGCTGCTTTTTCAGTCTCAAAATCTTCTCTGCAGCATTCTGAAGAAACCGTGGATGCATTGCAATTCCAAAATGCTGAGTTGAGAAGTCTTTTAGAGGATCTATACCTTAAAAAGTCAGAAACTGAAAAGCAACTCGAAGAACAAAAGGAAATTGTCAAAgctttggaaaaagaaatacaTTGTACAACTTCTTCAGCAGAAGAACAGTTCCTATTTTCACTAGAAGGCATTACTGATGATTTCAAGAGGGTCTCTAGCGAGAGGGACGAGttatatgaacaaattaaatCTTTGAAAGATAAGCTTGAGATGGCCTATGCTATAGCTGATGAAAATGAAGCTATTGCCGTTGAAGCACGTCAG ACCTCCGAGGCAAGCAAAATATATGCTGAACAAAAGGAAGAGGAGGTTAAGGTTCTTGAAAATTCTGTTGAAGAACTTGACTCAACTGTTAATGTCTTAGAGAAAAAG GTTAATGAAATGGAAGAGGAGCTTGAGAGACATCACAGGATAAGAGATTCATTGGAAGTGGAACTTCAATCACTGAGTCAAAGGCTATTGACTGTAGAAACTTTTAGAAACAACATTGATAACAATCATGTTAACCAACCTGAGGAGCAAATTTCCAG GAAACTACATAGCAGATACCTTGAACTTCAGGAGGCACAAGCACGGATAAAGGATCTCGAAGATGAAAGAGTAGAACAAGCTAATGAG ATCATGCAATGTAAAGAGTACATTTCAGAACTTGTTATCCATGCAGAAGCTCAAGCTGCCCAGTATCAACAGAAG TACAAGTCCTTGGAATCAATGGTTAATGGAATGAGGATAGATTCATCAAAATCTGGATCTGAAGCACCATTACCAGACAAGACAGAAAAAAGCTTGGTAAGAGCAAGGGGTTCTAGCTCGCCATTCAGATGTATAGGGAATTTAGTCCAGCAGATGAATACAGAGAAGGATCAGGAACTATCATTGGCCAAGCTTCATCTAGAAGACCTACAAGCATTAGCATCAAGTCGCCAGAAAGAG ATATGTGTGCTAAACACGAAACTGGCTGCAGCAGAGAGTATGACGCATGATGTGATCCGGGATCTTCTTGGTGTGAAATTAGACATGACTAATTATGCA AACTTGATAAACCAAACGCAGCTTCAAAGATTTATAGAGGATGCTGCTCAGCAAACACAGGAGTTTGTAGCAATG GAGCAAGAGATTCGCAGACTGAATCGACAAATCACTGATTTACATGAAGAAAAAGACAG GTACATTTCGGAAATAAATTCGAAGGAAGCCGATATACTTGCTTGTAAGATGAAAATAGTGCAATTGCAAGGGCGGGATCATATGCTGACCGCACAAAACGAAATGCTGAAG GCAGACAAAACCAATTTACAGATAAAGGCTGCAGAACTAGATGATATGATTAAGAAGCTTCTTGGAAAACAACCTACTCAGCCACAAGAGAATCATGCGTCAAAAGCATGGACTAGGGAGTTTGGTAAGAGGCTGCCTAACTCAGAGAAGCTGGTTCTAGAAAGGCAACCTACTCAGCCACAAAGTCAGCGGCAAGAGAATCACATGTCAAAAGCATGCACCAATGAGTTTAGTAAGAGGCTGGCTAACTCAGAAAAGTTGCTTCTACGTGTTAATAACGAACTTGCTCAATATTGTAGACCTGATAGCCCTCGGTTGCACCGTATAGGCGATACTGAAAAGAGGCGTAGATGA